The Methanobrevibacter wolinii SH genome includes a window with the following:
- the mmp3 gene encoding methyl-coenzyme M reductase-associated protein Mmp3: protein MLIKINGEEINIKDGSTIKDAIEYSNAPYNPGSILCLIKGEKEIQKNINKFKIKTPKGSIIIEMSDKKEAKPLVDIWKNQYKEIIGCPIRWFSSTEVAAGPFVTDLKPTHNEYRYMDLEVILSLSGFSNESTHIIFSKDKHNSIYGVPDYNRGVFAEVIGGRKTLNKLNEDDSILNIEPIIERTTTTDSASVYDLDTELKEGYELFTYVEIKPNFNSPNSVEHLFSLIDDGVIKVDYDANSFIGFYQLQGIGRPLEETGVRKRGTITMRNTGSGIGNIYIYRSERVEVDSHTIVGNVVKGMELIDSAKFGDTITIRSNPQRIMTLNKTQKEANDLLDSMGIEQIRDGFKDDDAIVVSQVPESTLDIIKEGKVTTTAYPEKDITIIELTDKAPRTVWYFRKLTGLVEKPIGQLKVHFAFPGMNMSIFEGDSKDAKGLIPENTPNVDTIDAGIIGVTNMVKKNVGLVGVRFEPNNDFGPTAEPFEATNIIGKVITDLELIGRLKEGEILYVRELKH, encoded by the coding sequence ATGTTAATAAAAATCAATGGAGAAGAAATAAATATTAAAGATGGCTCTACTATTAAAGATGCTATTGAATATTCTAATGCTCCTTATAATCCTGGAAGTATTCTATGTTTGATTAAAGGAGAAAAGGAAATTCAGAAGAATATTAACAAATTTAAAATTAAAACTCCTAAAGGTAGTATAATTATTGAGATGTCTGATAAGAAAGAGGCAAAACCTCTTGTAGATATTTGGAAAAATCAATATAAAGAGATTATTGGTTGTCCTATCAGATGGTTTTCTTCAACAGAGGTGGCTGCTGGTCCTTTTGTTACTGATTTAAAACCTACTCATAATGAATATAGATATATGGATTTAGAAGTGATTTTAAGTTTATCTGGTTTTAGTAATGAGTCAACTCATATTATTTTTTCTAAAGATAAACATAATAGTATTTATGGAGTTCCTGATTATAATAGGGGAGTTTTTGCTGAAGTTATTGGTGGTAGAAAAACTCTTAATAAATTAAATGAAGATGACTCTATTTTAAATATTGAACCAATTATTGAAAGAACCACTACTACAGATAGTGCTTCTGTTTATGATTTAGACACTGAATTGAAAGAAGGTTATGAACTATTTACTTATGTTGAAATTAAACCAAATTTTAATTCACCTAATTCTGTAGAACATTTATTTTCATTAATTGATGATGGTGTTATTAAAGTAGATTATGATGCTAATTCTTTCATTGGTTTTTACCAACTACAAGGTATTGGAAGACCTCTTGAAGAAACTGGGGTTCGTAAACGTGGTACTATTACTATGAGAAATACAGGTAGTGGAATTGGTAATATTTATATTTATAGGTCTGAAAGAGTAGAAGTAGATTCTCATACTATTGTTGGTAATGTTGTTAAAGGTATGGAACTTATTGATTCTGCTAAATTTGGTGACACTATCACTATTAGATCAAATCCACAAAGAATAATGACATTAAATAAAACTCAAAAAGAAGCTAATGATTTATTAGATTCTATGGGTATTGAACAAATTAGAGATGGATTTAAAGATGATGATGCAATTGTTGTTTCTCAAGTACCAGAATCAACTTTAGATATTATTAAAGAAGGTAAAGTTACTACTACTGCATACCCTGAAAAAGATATTACTATTATTGAACTCACTGATAAAGCACCAAGAACTGTTTGGTACTTTAGAAAATTAACTGGATTGGTTGAAAAACCAATTGGTCAATTAAAAGTTCATTTTGCTTTTCCTGGAATGAATATGTCCATATTTGAAGGAGATTCTAAAGATGCTAAAGGTCTTATTCCTGAAAATACTCCAAATGTAGATACTATTGATGCAGGTATTATTGGTGTAACTAATATGGTTAAAAAGAATGTTGGTTTAGTAGGTGTAAGGTTTGAACCAAATAATGATTTTGGTCCAACAGCTGAACCATTTGAAGCTACTAATATTATTGGAAAAGTTATAACTGATTTAGAATTAATTGGTAGATTAAAAGAAGGAGAGATTTTATATGTCCGCGAACTTAAGCATTAG
- the pyrE gene encoding orotate phosphoribosyltransferase codes for MASKDYLIKILKENKVFEKGHFVLASGKESDYYVNMKKAITNPEILKTIAELISEKIEGENIDKIAGPALGAVPIAVASSLNTKIPLLMIRKEKKGYGTSKQIEGELNTGDNVIVVEDVTTTGGSLLKAIKVIKDNGGIVKRAFVVVDREEGAIDAFENEGIKLEPLISVSEFFKD; via the coding sequence ATGGCTTCAAAAGATTATTTAATTAAAATTTTAAAAGAAAATAAAGTTTTTGAAAAAGGACATTTTGTTTTAGCTTCTGGTAAAGAAAGCGATTATTATGTTAATATGAAAAAAGCTATTACTAATCCAGAAATTCTTAAAACAATTGCAGAATTAATTAGTGAAAAAATTGAAGGCGAAAATATTGATAAAATTGCGGGGCCTGCTTTAGGTGCAGTTCCTATTGCTGTTGCATCTTCTTTAAATACTAAAATTCCTCTTTTGATGATTAGGAAAGAGAAAAAAGGTTATGGAACTTCAAAACAAATTGAAGGTGAATTAAATACTGGAGATAATGTTATTGTAGTTGAAGATGTAACTACTACTGGTGGTTCTCTTCTTAAAGCAATTAAAGTTATTAAAGATAATGGTGGTATTGTAAAAAGAGCATTTGTTGTTGTAGATAGAGAAGAAGGAGCAATTGATGCTTTTGAAAATGAAGGTATTAAATTAGAACCGTTAATTTCTGTTAGTGAATTTTTTAAAGATTAA
- a CDS encoding phenylacetate--CoA ligase family protein gives MIWNEKMECMNLEERKELQLKRLKKTVQRAYHEVPFYHKRFDEIGLKPEDIQSLEDIQKIPFTTKDDLRAAYPFDMVAAEPEDIVEIHASSGTTGTATVTCYTEKDIDIWAEITARAIGMAGGLRKDKIQNCYGYGLFTGGFGIDHGAKKFGATVIPMSSGNTKRQLEIMRDFKSDILTCTPSYAMYLGEALEEEGYGPEDINLKSGIFGAEMWTEELRHRIEEKLGIKALNIYGLTEVMGPGVANECEEQTGMHIQEDHFYPEIINPKTLEVLGDNEKGELVLTCLTKTGMPILRFRTKDVTSLVHGKCSCGRTTVKMTRITGRTDDMFKIRGVMVFPSQIERGLLKVSNSSPNYQIHITRPGTLDEVEVKVEITPELFSDEMKDLDKLEAKIAKSIGKEIGLRVNVTLVEPGSLPRSEGKAIRVIDERNFE, from the coding sequence ATGATATGGAATGAAAAAATGGAATGTATGAATCTTGAAGAAAGGAAAGAGTTACAACTTAAAAGATTAAAAAAAACCGTTCAAAGAGCATATCATGAAGTACCTTTTTATCATAAAAGATTTGATGAAATAGGACTTAAACCAGAAGATATTCAAAGTTTAGAAGATATTCAAAAAATACCATTTACAACTAAAGATGATTTAAGAGCAGCATATCCATTTGATATGGTTGCAGCAGAACCTGAAGATATTGTTGAAATTCATGCTTCATCAGGTACTACAGGTACTGCAACAGTAACATGTTATACTGAAAAAGACATTGACATATGGGCAGAAATAACTGCAAGAGCTATTGGAATGGCTGGAGGATTAAGAAAAGATAAAATCCAGAATTGTTATGGATATGGATTATTTACTGGAGGATTTGGTATTGACCATGGTGCTAAAAAATTCGGTGCAACTGTTATACCTATGTCATCAGGAAACACAAAAAGACAACTTGAAATTATGAGAGATTTTAAAAGTGATATTTTAACTTGTACTCCATCATATGCAATGTATCTTGGTGAAGCACTTGAAGAAGAAGGATATGGTCCTGAAGATATTAACCTTAAATCTGGAATTTTCGGTGCAGAAATGTGGACTGAAGAATTAAGACATAGAATTGAAGAAAAATTAGGAATTAAAGCATTAAACATCTATGGTCTTACTGAGGTTATGGGGCCTGGAGTAGCAAATGAATGTGAAGAACAAACAGGTATGCATATACAAGAAGATCATTTTTATCCAGAAATTATTAATCCAAAAACATTAGAAGTTTTAGGAGACAATGAAAAAGGTGAACTTGTTTTAACATGTCTTACAAAAACTGGAATGCCAATTTTAAGATTTAGAACTAAAGATGTAACTTCACTTGTACATGGAAAATGTTCCTGTGGAAGAACAACAGTTAAAATGACTCGTATTACAGGAAGAACTGATGATATGTTCAAAATTAGAGGAGTAATGGTTTTCCCATCACAAATTGAAAGAGGATTACTTAAAGTAAGTAACTCTAGCCCTAATTACCAAATACACATTACAAGACCTGGAACTTTAGATGAAGTTGAAGTTAAAGTTGAAATTACTCCCGAACTATTTTCAGATGAGATGAAAGATTTAGATAAACTCGAAGCTAAAATAGCTAAAAGTATTGGAAAAGAAATTGGACTTAGAGTAAATGTTACATTAGTTGAACCAGGATCACTTCCAAGAAGTGAAGGTAAAGCTATTCGTGTAATTGATGAAAGAAATTTTGAATAG
- a CDS encoding sodium:solute symporter family protein produces the protein MNYLILSIVFIVYLFMVVFVGYVAYKRTDSSEDYLIAGRDTHPYVMALSYGATFISTAAIVGFGGIAGQYGMSILWLALLNLVVGIFIAFVFLGKRTRRIGANLKSVTFPDFLSLRYNSKFLKIFAGLIIFLGMTLYSSVVLIGAARFMETSLSINFQLALLILSIIIAMYVFYGGIKGVMYTDALQGTIMFCGMIFLLFFTFWQLGGISHANMALTNMAPLYPKEALAQGGTGWTSFPKFGSPFWWYLVSTLIMGVGIGTIAQPQLIVRFMTVKSDKELNRSVLIGGIFIAVMPVTAYVVGSLSNVYFYQKLGKTAVQVVGGNIDKIIPTFINMALPEWFVYIFLLTLLAAAMSTLSALYHTQGTALGSDVVGSLKKLNNDSLISTTKIGILIAVIISLLLGYILPSSIIALGTSLFMGICAAAFLPLYIASIYWKGTTKAGAIAGVVSGLCTSLFCLLFVYKKTAATLGICKFITGQPFLIQAMPWPSIDPLIFGVPISAIFLIIVSLMTKPLDEELINKSFKGID, from the coding sequence ATGAATTATTTAATATTAAGTATTGTTTTCATAGTCTACTTATTTATGGTTGTATTTGTAGGTTATGTTGCATATAAAAGAACTGATTCCTCTGAAGATTATTTGATTGCAGGTAGAGATACTCATCCTTATGTTATGGCATTAAGTTATGGTGCAACATTTATTTCTACAGCTGCAATTGTTGGTTTTGGGGGTATTGCAGGTCAATATGGTATGAGTATTTTATGGCTTGCTCTTTTGAATTTAGTAGTTGGTATATTTATAGCATTTGTGTTTTTAGGTAAAAGAACACGTAGAATTGGTGCTAACTTGAAATCAGTTACGTTTCCAGATTTTCTATCTCTTAGATATAATAGTAAGTTTTTAAAAATATTTGCAGGACTTATTATATTTTTAGGTATGACTTTATATTCTTCTGTTGTACTTATTGGAGCAGCAAGATTTATGGAAACATCACTTTCAATTAATTTCCAATTAGCATTACTTATTTTATCTATAATTATTGCAATGTATGTATTTTATGGTGGTATTAAAGGTGTTATGTATACTGATGCTTTACAAGGTACTATCATGTTTTGTGGAATGATCTTTTTATTATTCTTCACATTTTGGCAATTAGGTGGAATAAGTCATGCAAATATGGCATTAACAAACATGGCTCCACTATATCCTAAAGAAGCACTTGCTCAAGGTGGTACTGGTTGGACTAGTTTCCCTAAATTTGGAAGTCCTTTCTGGTGGTATTTAGTATCTACATTAATTATGGGTGTAGGTATTGGTACTATTGCTCAACCTCAATTAATTGTACGTTTTATGACTGTTAAATCTGACAAAGAATTAAATAGATCTGTTTTAATTGGTGGAATATTTATTGCTGTAATGCCTGTTACTGCATATGTTGTAGGTTCATTATCTAATGTATATTTCTATCAAAAATTAGGTAAAACGGCAGTTCAAGTTGTGGGGGGAAATATTGATAAGATTATACCTACATTCATTAATATGGCACTTCCAGAATGGTTTGTTTATATATTTTTATTAACATTACTTGCAGCAGCAATGAGTACTTTATCTGCATTATATCATACTCAAGGAACTGCACTTGGTAGTGATGTAGTAGGTTCATTAAAAAAATTGAATAATGATTCTTTAATTAGCACTACTAAGATTGGTATTCTTATTGCTGTAATTATCTCATTATTACTTGGTTATATATTACCATCAAGTATTATTGCATTAGGTACTTCTTTATTTATGGGTATTTGTGCAGCTGCATTTTTACCATTATATATTGCATCTATATATTGGAAAGGCACTACTAAAGCAGGAGCTATTGCAGGAGTTGTCTCTGGTTTGTGTACTAGTTTATTCTGTTTATTATTTGTATATAAAAAAACAGCAGCAACTTTAGGTATTTGTAAATTCATAACTGGTCAACCATTTTTAATACAAGCAATGCCTTGGCCTTCTATTGATCCATTAATATTTGGAGTACCAATATCTGCAATATTTTTAATTATTGTAAGTTTAATGACTAAACCATTAGATGAAGAATTAATTAATAAATCTTTTAAAGGAATTGATTAG
- a CDS encoding methanogenesis marker 5 protein: protein MVKVAIYPPNSLVLGDLIERKGHTVLALQKAMSQKVRDPEIDSPPMNITEEDPLKGLKYAAIEVPSGVRGRMAVIGPLIDDAEAAIIIDDAPIGFGCVGCARTNELAMFCLRKKNIPKLELSYPTNRDETFDMVNKINAFLDSLNEEGGN from the coding sequence ATGGTAAAAGTAGCTATTTATCCTCCCAATTCTTTAGTTTTAGGAGATTTAATTGAAAGAAAAGGCCATACTGTATTGGCTTTACAAAAAGCAATGTCTCAAAAAGTAAGAGATCCTGAGATAGATTCTCCACCTATGAATATTACTGAGGAAGATCCTTTAAAAGGATTAAAATATGCAGCTATTGAAGTTCCTTCTGGAGTAAGGGGAAGGATGGCTGTAATCGGCCCATTAATTGATGATGCAGAAGCAGCAATTATTATCGATGATGCACCTATTGGTTTTGGTTGTGTTGGTTGCGCAAGAACTAATGAACTTGCTATGTTTTGTTTACGTAAAAAAAATATTCCTAAATTAGAACTTTCATATCCTACTAACCGTGATGAAACATTTGATATGGTAAATAAAATTAATGCATTTTTAGATTCATTAAATGAAGAAGGAGGAAATTAG
- a CDS encoding acetolactate synthase, producing MVVKQISIFIENTEGRIKKAINSISSKGINIRALSVADGSKFGILRLIVTDNKKSKELLEKEGFIVRETEVIVIGIPDKPNGLNELLETLETEKINLEYIYAFANNKTDEAVVVIKVEDYEKAKKLLESKNAHLFDEEDIENL from the coding sequence ATGGTAGTAAAACAAATTTCAATATTTATTGAAAATACTGAAGGAAGAATTAAAAAAGCAATTAATTCTATTTCTTCAAAAGGGATTAACATACGTGCATTATCTGTAGCAGATGGATCAAAATTTGGAATTTTAAGATTAATTGTAACAGATAATAAAAAATCTAAAGAACTTCTTGAAAAAGAAGGTTTTATTGTAAGAGAAACAGAAGTTATAGTTATTGGAATTCCAGATAAACCAAATGGACTAAATGAACTTCTTGAAACATTAGAAACAGAAAAAATCAATCTCGAATACATATATGCATTTGCAAATAATAAAACTGATGAAGCAGTAGTTGTAATAAAAGTAGAAGATTATGAAAAAGCTAAAAAACTTTTAGAAAGCAAAAATGCACATTTATTCGATGAAGAAGATATTGAAAACTTATAA
- a CDS encoding indolepyruvate oxidoreductase subunit beta — translation MSENNYSIYICGVGGQGIIKTSTIIGEAVMNEGYNVVMSEIHGMSQRGGSVSTELKIGDFKSSILENHTADMILGFEPSEVIRGLHKANKDTYLVFNTTPVVPAQLASSKQSYPNVDSMINALKQNFNNVHPVDGNNYAKEAGSILSLNMALLGSAVAVKSFPISKDLVIDAMKNNLKEKYHKMNIKAFELGYNAVKQ, via the coding sequence ATGAGTGAAAATAATTATTCAATTTATATTTGTGGTGTTGGAGGTCAAGGAATTATTAAGACTTCTACTATTATTGGTGAAGCAGTAATGAATGAAGGTTATAATGTAGTTATGAGTGAAATTCATGGAATGTCTCAAAGAGGAGGTTCTGTTTCTACAGAACTTAAAATAGGTGATTTTAAAAGTTCTATATTAGAAAATCATACTGCAGACATGATTCTTGGATTTGAACCTTCTGAGGTTATTAGAGGATTACATAAAGCAAATAAAGACACTTATTTAGTATTTAATACTACTCCTGTTGTTCCTGCACAACTTGCAAGTTCAAAACAATCTTATCCTAATGTTGATTCAATGATAAATGCTTTGAAACAGAATTTTAATAATGTTCATCCTGTTGATGGAAATAATTATGCTAAAGAAGCTGGAAGTATTTTATCTTTAAATATGGCGTTACTTGGTTCAGCAGTTGCAGTTAAATCTTTCCCTATTTCAAAAGATTTAGTTATTGATGCAATGAAAAACAACCTTAAAGAAAAATACCATAAAATGAATATTAAAGCTTTTGAATTAGGATATAATGCAGTTAAACAGTAA
- a CDS encoding methanogenesis marker 2 protein, with protein MDLANLVKLIQDFKGVTRKNSISEVTNLLESVYNISGDVLLDFGDDASAIDIGNNQVILFAADGIWGQLIELDPYWAGYCAVLVNVNDIAAMGGKPLAMVNILAANNDNVSEELIKGIKCGCEKFNVPMVGGHFHPDAEYNSVSVAIIGIMDKDKIISSSGANVGDKVLVAIDLEGRFYDEETKLNWDTTYNKDFQLVRDQISVMNKIANEKLPTAGKDISNPGILGTLEMLLEASGVGAVVNLEKIPKNEDVPWEVWLKAYPGAGFVLTAPSENCDNIIKNLEKYSLTTNVVGTVTNEKVLYLENENEKLAVFKQDENPVLKFGDY; from the coding sequence TTGGATTTGGCTAATCTAGTTAAATTAATTCAAGATTTTAAAGGCGTTACTAGAAAAAATTCTATTTCTGAGGTTACTAATTTATTAGAAAGTGTTTATAATATTTCTGGTGATGTTCTTTTAGACTTTGGTGATGATGCATCAGCAATTGACATTGGAAATAATCAAGTAATATTATTTGCAGCAGATGGTATTTGGGGTCAATTAATAGAATTAGATCCTTACTGGGCAGGTTATTGTGCTGTTTTAGTAAATGTAAATGATATTGCTGCAATGGGAGGTAAACCTCTTGCAATGGTTAATATATTAGCTGCAAATAATGATAATGTTTCTGAAGAATTAATTAAAGGAATTAAATGTGGTTGTGAGAAATTTAATGTTCCTATGGTTGGGGGACATTTCCATCCTGATGCAGAGTATAATTCAGTTAGTGTTGCAATTATTGGGATAATGGATAAAGATAAAATTATTTCTTCTTCTGGTGCAAATGTTGGAGATAAAGTTCTTGTTGCAATTGATTTAGAAGGAAGATTTTATGATGAAGAAACTAAATTAAATTGGGATACTACATATAATAAAGATTTTCAGCTTGTAAGAGACCAAATAAGTGTTATGAATAAAATTGCAAATGAAAAATTACCTACTGCTGGTAAAGATATTAGTAATCCTGGAATTCTTGGGACATTAGAAATGTTACTTGAGGCATCTGGTGTTGGTGCAGTTGTTAATCTTGAGAAAATCCCTAAAAATGAAGATGTACCGTGGGAAGTTTGGCTTAAAGCTTATCCTGGTGCTGGCTTTGTTTTAACAGCTCCAAGTGAAAATTGTGATAATATTATTAAAAATTTAGAAAAGTATTCCTTAACTACAAATGTTGTTGGTACTGTTACAAATGAAAAAGTACTTTATTTAGAAAATGAAAATGAAAAATTAGCAGTATTTAAACAAGATGAAAATCCTGTTTTAAAATTTGGAGATTATTAA
- a CDS encoding PRC-barrel domain-containing protein encodes MRIVKDLIGKEVLDADVNNMGVVDDVEIDKETSTVLSLVIKKKGISNAIRASKSEDIIPFDLVKTVGDKIILKDTYDI; translated from the coding sequence ATGAGAATAGTTAAAGATTTAATTGGTAAAGAAGTATTAGATGCAGATGTTAATAATATGGGTGTTGTTGATGATGTAGAAATTGACAAAGAAACTAGTACTGTTTTATCACTTGTAATTAAAAAGAAAGGTATTTCTAATGCAATTAGAGCTTCTAAAAGTGAAGATATTATTCCATTTGATTTAGTTAAAACAGTTGGGGATAAAATTATTCTCAAAGATACATATGATATATAA
- a CDS encoding methanogenesis marker 6 protein — protein MSANLSISPKLSAEESDPDYAIRMIILGPKANVSENQIANRMHLLNLPLTIKWTCYGAMVSGKREYVEEAVKEVRKLDPYNIFTKSRGFPPGDPRRCRGHRYGPREGFHQMEKEYEILGDVGDALKHPKEVYVERPKPVPVNDLVDIVNEIIEKEDSKEES, from the coding sequence ATGTCCGCGAACTTAAGCATTAGTCCTAAATTATCTGCTGAAGAATCTGATCCTGATTATGCAATTAGAATGATTATATTAGGTCCTAAAGCTAATGTTAGTGAAAATCAAATTGCTAATCGTATGCATTTACTAAATTTACCTTTAACTATTAAATGGACATGTTATGGTGCAATGGTTAGTGGTAAAAGAGAATATGTTGAAGAAGCAGTAAAAGAAGTAAGAAAATTAGATCCTTATAATATATTTACTAAATCTAGAGGATTTCCACCAGGAGATCCTAGACGTTGTAGAGGTCATAGGTATGGTCCTAGAGAAGGTTTTCACCAAATGGAGAAAGAATATGAGATTCTTGGTGATGTTGGTGATGCATTAAAACATCCTAAAGAAGTTTATGTTGAAAGACCTAAACCTGTACCTGTTAATGATTTAGTTGATATTGTAAATGAAATAATAGAAAAAGAAGATTCCAAAGAAGAATCATAA
- a CDS encoding MogA/MoaB family molybdenum cofactor biosynthesis protein, which yields MKSLSMEEHKKHVPTDVKCGVITLSDSKYEDSKNNKNTDISGENIIKILEKRNHTIEQYTIIPDNKDLLLKTIKEMNKKSIDVIFTTGGTGLESRDITIETLKPLYDKEVPGFGELFRLKSYEELGSGALLSRASAGVYNKTLIFSMPGSPNAVKTAMNIIKDEIAHIVKHTRK from the coding sequence ATGAAAAGTCTAAGTATGGAAGAACATAAAAAACATGTTCCCACTGATGTAAAATGTGGAGTAATTACATTAAGTGATAGTAAATATGAAGATTCAAAAAATAATAAAAATACAGATATTTCTGGAGAAAATATTATAAAAATATTAGAAAAAAGAAATCATACAATAGAACAATATACAATTATTCCAGATAATAAAGATTTACTTTTAAAAACAATAAAAGAGATGAACAAAAAATCTATTGATGTTATATTTACTACTGGTGGAACTGGATTAGAATCAAGAGATATTACAATAGAAACATTAAAACCATTATATGATAAAGAAGTTCCAGGTTTTGGAGAATTATTTAGATTAAAATCATATGAAGAGTTAGGTTCAGGAGCATTATTATCAAGAGCCTCTGCAGGGGTTTATAATAAAACACTCATATTCTCAATGCCAGGATCACCAAATGCAGTTAAAACAGCTATGAATATAATTAAAGATGAAATTGCTCATATTGTAAAACATACAAGAAAATAA
- a CDS encoding DUF2117 domain-containing protein, producing MKIGVVVHGPNIIDSGYASEIIDFLSKDNEVYCRLGGTMGRTAVIDASLEDTIDISHKLLPSESLSLFANENVDVIFLLNYGKSSTTGHVFGYKVFNHYLKRNFNENIPLIQIERPGEDDGSIVLWNLPINNKDNVFNIVSQLKSIFNIVEVTPSEIEKKHFSVLDTVDVNKYGKDVVKRKIHGVSPGENILVNGTVIGKSESESLILISKDGIIVDIIGGKIKQHGVDKLGKIDLKKAIVKTGLLRRAEVSPRIIGHDSSKNIFKVGYLDHAAEDVYSLKDMDLIVTVGDDTTLLASDILFRFKIPIIGITDGDLDKVVEKGYKSNDSIIFQVQSGYDDKIGHKIFSDLFNSNNFFEVSSDSSTLTEIISELSLEIMEIIKYMKIKYIIK from the coding sequence ATGAAAATTGGTGTTGTTGTACATGGTCCAAACATTATAGATTCTGGTTATGCAAGTGAGATTATTGATTTTTTATCAAAAGATAATGAGGTATACTGTAGATTAGGTGGTACAATGGGTAGAACTGCAGTTATTGATGCTTCTCTAGAAGATACAATTGATATTTCACATAAATTGCTTCCAAGTGAATCTTTGTCTCTTTTTGCTAATGAGAATGTTGATGTTATATTTTTACTTAATTATGGTAAATCTTCTACAACAGGGCATGTTTTTGGGTATAAAGTTTTCAACCATTATTTAAAAAGGAATTTTAATGAAAATATTCCATTAATACAAATTGAACGTCCTGGGGAAGATGATGGATCTATTGTTTTATGGAATTTACCTATTAATAATAAAGATAATGTATTTAATATAGTGTCTCAATTAAAATCTATTTTTAATATAGTTGAAGTTACTCCCTCTGAAATTGAAAAAAAACATTTCTCTGTTTTAGATACTGTTGATGTAAATAAATATGGAAAAGATGTGGTTAAACGTAAAATTCATGGTGTAAGTCCTGGAGAAAATATTCTTGTTAATGGTACAGTTATTGGTAAATCTGAAAGTGAATCATTGATACTTATTAGTAAAGATGGTATTATTGTTGATATTATTGGAGGTAAAATTAAGCAGCATGGTGTTGATAAACTTGGAAAAATTGATCTAAAAAAAGCAATTGTTAAAACAGGTCTTTTAAGAAGAGCTGAAGTATCTCCAAGAATTATTGGACATGACTCAAGTAAAAATATTTTTAAAGTAGGTTATCTTGACCATGCTGCAGAAGATGTTTATAGTTTAAAAGATATGGATTTAATTGTCACTGTTGGGGATGATACAACACTTCTAGCATCTGATATTCTATTTAGGTTTAAAATCCCAATTATTGGAATTACTGATGGTGATTTAGATAAGGTTGTTGAGAAAGGTTATAAATCAAATGATTCTATAATTTTCCAAGTTCAATCTGGGTATGATGATAAAATAGGTCATAAAATATTTAGTGACTTATTTAATTCAAATAATTTTTTTGAAGTTTCTTCAGATTCATCTACTTTAACAGAAATTATTTCTGAACTTTCCTTGGAAATTATGGAAATTATAAAATACATGAAAATTAAATACATAATTAAATAA
- a CDS encoding PIN domain-containing protein, with product MVKKYNILDASAFIGGFEPKNNLNFTVPEITYEVKDLKSKILLDQCIDQGKIVIKSPEDKYLNELDNIISESGDDLRLSYPDKQLLALALEIQDKKGNICVYTDDYSIQNVLKIINLPFSSIITEGIHEVYNWIKTCEGCKKEYPSDYPEDVCEICGSKIFKRRIKN from the coding sequence ATGGTTAAAAAGTATAATATTTTAGATGCTTCTGCTTTTATCGGTGGTTTTGAACCAAAAAATAATTTAAATTTTACTGTTCCTGAAATAACATATGAAGTTAAAGATTTAAAGTCTAAGATTCTCTTAGATCAATGTATTGATCAAGGTAAGATTGTAATTAAAAGCCCTGAAGATAAATATCTTAATGAATTAGATAATATTATTTCAGAATCTGGTGATGATTTAAGATTATCTTATCCAGATAAACAACTTTTGGCTCTTGCTCTTGAAATACAAGATAAAAAAGGAAATATTTGTGTTTATACTGATGATTATTCTATTCAGAATGTTTTGAAAATTATAAATCTTCCATTTAGTTCAATTATTACTGAAGGTATTCATGAAGTATATAATTGGATAAAAACATGTGAGGGATGTAAAAAAGAATATCCTTCTGATTATCCTGAGGATGTTTGTGAAATTTGTGGTTCTAAAATATTTAAAAGAAGAATTAAAAATTAG
- a CDS encoding symporter small accessory protein, which produces MMVLGIEDPMIWGCYVLILIFLIICVVYGIINWNKGDE; this is translated from the coding sequence ATGATGGTTTTAGGTATTGAAGATCCAATGATTTGGGGATGTTATGTCCTTATATTAATATTTCTAATTATTTGTGTTGTATATGGTATAATAAACTGGAACAAAGGAGATGAATAA